From Gottschalkiaceae bacterium SANA:
GTGGCAGATCCGTTGTTTGAATGAGTCTTCGTAAGAGGTTCTCATCAGATTGAAGAGAGCGTAGTTGTTGGTAATCCCGTTTTTTAATATAACCATTGAATTTATACCAAATTTGATCCAAGGACTCACCATCTGAAGGGTCTAAAGAAAAAAGGAAAAAAGCGCGAAAATCCTTGTAAAGGGCGGAACGGAAAAAGTTTGTTTGTAAATCGCGCACATTCACTTGAATGTGTTGGCTCTCCATCACATTCAAGATAGGGAGGGCTGAAATGCGATTGCGAAATAGAATACCGATGGACCCTTGATCTTGTTTTTCTTGAACCTTTGATTCGATTTGTTTCAATTGATCCTCTGGATTGCTGCAGATATGCAGGTGAAGACTCGTTGAAACGTCTTCTCTCTTAATCATATGCTTATCAAAACGTGATGTGTTTTTTTGTATGACGGCATTGGCCGCCTCGATTAAAGGTGTGCCTGACCGATAATTCGTTTCCATCCGATAAACAGAAAAGTTGGCCTCGTTTTTTGTAAATGCAAAAAGTTCTTCAGGCATGGCACCGCGAAATCCATAAATGGATTGATCATCATCAGCTACCATGAAGATATTCTTCTTTGATGAAAGAAGGCAGGATATCAATTGAAATTGTACGGGGGAAAGATCCTGGCTTTCGTCCACCTGAATATAGGGATATCGCTTTTGTAATTGTTGACGAAGTGTTGAATCTTTACGCAAGCGGTTTAGGGTATGGCGCAATAAGTCATCATAATCAAACCAACGATTTTTTTCCTTTTCTGATTCGTATTGGGCAGCAATTTCGGGCAAAGCTTTAACCATGGACGAGGTGGCCACGGTGGTTTCTCGGTTTTTTGCTACGCTGATTTGACGAAGGATTTCTTCGATAACTTCTTCATTCGGCCATTCTCGATGCATGGAGAAGTGAATTTGTGCAATTAATTTTTTCTTGGATATGGGTGCACCTTTTCCTTCCAATAATGTCCACGCGGGCAATTCTCGATCAAATGCTTTCAAGAATCGGTAACAAAAGCTATGAAAGGTTGAAAAAGAAATGTTGGCATGAAGGTGGGATTGAAAGAGTTCGTTGAACCTCTTTTTCATGTCTAAGGCAGCTGCGCGGCTAAAGGTTAAGGAAAGGATTGAATGAGGGGTAATTTTTTCTTCAAATATTAAAAATCCGGTTCTACAGATTAAAGTTGTTGTTTTCCCTGCACCAGGTACTGCAAGAATCAAGGCGGGTCCTTGGGTATGTTGAATAGCGTCAATTTGTTGCTGGTTAAAGTGAAGAGCATGTGCCTGCTCGAGGTCTTGAATAAATGTCATGGTATTCCTCCTTGCTCTATTGTAGAAAAGAAATGAGTAGGATGCAAGTGGCGTGGTATAATAACTTCGGAGGGTATTATGAAAATTTTGGAAGTTAGAAATCTAGACGTCTTTCGAGGCGAGAAAAAAATATTGGAAGATGTTTCTTTTTCATTGGAAAGAGGAGAAGTTTTAGGCATTCTTGGTCCCAATGGAGGTGGAAAGAGTACCTTGGTGCAAGCCATTGCTCGATTGATCCCTTTTTCCAAGGGTGTCATTTGGATTGCCAAGGGAGAGCGCTTGGGCTATGTGCCTCAATTTGCCCATTTTGATGAGGAGTTTCCGATTACAGTTGAAGAAGTCGTTTTAAGTGGCAGTGTACATTTTTCAAAGAGGAAACGCATGGCAGCAGGAGATCATGAGAAAGCGCGGGATTTAATTCAACAATTTAATTTGTTTGATGTGGCAAACCATTCGATTTCAGATTTATCCGGAGGCCAAACCCAAAGGGTTTTAATCTGTCGTGCCTTGATGGGAGATCCAACAATTTTGATGATGGATGAACCAACAGCCAGTATTGATTTTCAAACCAAGGATCAAATAATCAGACAATTGCGAGATAAGAAGCCGGATATGTCAATCGTCTTGGTTAGTCATGATTTGAATGTCGTCAATCAGACAGTCGGGTCCATTCTTTGTGTTAACTTCCATGCGGATTTTCATCCCAGCAATCAATTGGAGTCGGATGAATTAAAAAAAGTTTATGGTTGTCCCATTGAAGTTATTTTGCATGGAGAAATTCCTCATCGAGTCTTGGGCGGACACAGTGAAGAAGGGGAGGATAGAATTTGATATTTTCTTATCAATTTGTACAAAGAGCGATGATTGCTGCTTTGTTTTCAGGAATTATTTCCGGTCTTTTAGGCACTTTAATTACAGAAAAGAAAAAAATTATGATGACCAGCGGGGTTGCACATGCATCCTTTGGGGGAATTGGATTGGGGTATTTGATGGGGATTGACCCCATGATTCCAGCTTTGGGCGTTGCAGGTTTGGTTGTTATGATTATGAAACGCATGGAAAGTAAATTGTCCAGCCGTTCAGATACTGTGATGGGTATGCTTTGGGCCTTGGGTATGGCCTTGGGCATGATTTTTGTCGGTTTGCGGCCTGGCTATCCACCGGATATGACAAGCTACTTGTTTGGAGATATTTTAACCATTTCTCAGCGAGATTTATTCTTCATGGTTTTTGTCAGTTTGGCCTTTGTTCTTATTTTTAGCTTTCGATTTGAACAGTGGAAGTTGATTCTCTTTGATGAAGAGCATGCCTTGCTTCAAGGCTTGGCTGTAGATCGTTATCAGTCAATCTTTTATCTATCTATCGCGGTGGGTGTCATTGCAATGATCAAGGTTGTAGGCATAATTCTCACTCTTGCGATCTTAACAACACCACCCATGACGGCCAGACTCTTTACTAAACGATTGTTTCCCCGCATTATTTTGGCTACGTTTTTTGCGTGGGCTACGATATTTATTGGTTTTTTTCTATCCTTTATGATCGATGTGCCATCCGGTGCCATGATTATTTTTGTTTCCGTGCTGGTCTACTTTATGATGGCTGGTGGAAAAAAAATTGTAAAAGTACTTGCAATTCACCATTAATTTATGTATACTCTTTTTAATAACTAAATCACTTATCGGACAACGGCGTCCAACTAGCAGAGGTAAAACTCAGCTTGGTTGTGGCGCTTTTTTTGTACTTATTAAGGAGGATGAAGAATGAATAGAAATTATAACAAGGATGATGTTTTACGTATTGCTAATGAACAAGAGATTGCATTTATTCACTTACAGTTCACGGATGTTGCAGGTATCATGAAAAATCTTTCGATTCCATTGAATCAGTTGGAAGCAGCACTCGATAATGAATTGATGTTTGATGGATCTTCGATTGATGGATTTGTTCGTATTGAAGAGTCTGATATGTATTTGTTCCCAGATCCAACGACCTTTGTGATTTTTCCTTGGTCAACTCCCGGTGCATTAGAAGCGCGATTGATCTGCGATGTTTACAAGGCAGACGGCACGCCCTTTAAAGGATGTCCGCGACAAACACTAAAACGTGCTTTGGAAAAAGCAGAAAATATGGGTTACACCTTAAATGTTGGACCGGAATGTGAATTCTTCCTATTTAGTACAGATGAGTCTGGTGAGCCGACATTGGAAACCCATGATAAAGCAGGCTATTTCGATTTAGCACCAGTAGACATGGGTGGCAATGCGCGTAAAGATATGGTAAAAGCCTTGCAAGACATGCATTTCTTGGTGGAAGCATCTCATCATGAGGTAGCTGAGGGTCAGCATGAAATTGACTTCAAATTTGATAATGCCCTCCGTGCGGCTGACAGTATTATGACATTTAAAATGGTCGTACGAATTATGGCGCAAAGGCATGGACTACATGCGACATTCATGCCAAAACCAGTAGCAGGTATCAATGGTTCAGGTATGCATATCAATATGTCTCTTTCTACACTAGAAGGCAAGAATGCATTTTATGACGCAGATGGTGAAGCGCAATTGTCGGCAGAAGCTTATGAGTATATTGCAGGCTTGGTCAAACATGCCAAAGGCTTTGCAGCACTGACAAATCCAACTGTTAACTCTTACAAGCGTTTGGTTCCAGGTTACGAAGCACCGACTTTGATTGCATGGTCTGCTAGCAACCGTAGTCCATTGATTCGAATCCCGGCAAAGCGTGGCGCGGGCACTCGAGTTGAGTTGAGAAATCCAGATCCAGCTGCAAATCCATATTTGGCATTGGCCGCAGTTTTATCTGCGGGTCTTGATGGTATTGAAAATAAAATGACTCCACCTGCAGCCAGTAATATGAATCTTTATCATACAACGCAAGCAGAATTGGATGAAATGGGTATTGAGTCATTGCCAACCAACTTAAAAGAAGCAATTGCAGAACTCGATCAAAATAAAGTCATTAAAGATTCATTAGGCGAACATGTCTATGAGGCGCTGAAAGCGACAGCTTTGGCGGAATGGGATCAGTATTCCCTCTTCGTTTCTGAATGGGAATTGGACACCTATTTGAAAAAGTTTTAAGAATTGGGTAAGCGGCTCTTGTAGTCGCTTCCTTTTTTTTATAAAGTAGTGGTAGAGTAGGAGGCTGGCTATGAACAACCGGATATTAATTGTTGACTCGGATGAAAAGAGCCGCATTCGAACAGCGACTATTTTACATCAATATGGATACGATGTTCATCAGGCGAGGGAAGGAAACAAGGCGCTTAGAGACGCTCGACGACTTCATCCAGTTTTGATTCTGATTGACATCGAATTGACACGCGGGATGCCTGCCAATGAGTTGGCAAAAATCGTAGAAGTCGATCGAATCTCTTCTTGCCTCTTTATGAGTAGCAGATATGATTCAGCTCTGGTTTCGCAGATGGAAGCCTTGCGATTGTATGCCTATATTCAAAAACCGATTCAGCCCTTGGCTTTGATTCAAGTGATCGAGTTTAGTATATCTATGAGCAAAAAAATCTTGGCTTTGGAAGAAAAGGTGGTAGATTTGGAAACTTCTTTGGAAGGGCGAAAAAAAATGGATCGCTTGAAGGGGATTCTGATGGAAAAAAAAGGTGTTTCGGAGAAAGAAGCATACGGGTTGATCCGAAAGATGAGCATGGATCATGGTGAGAAAATTGAAAGTACGGTGGAACGAATGCTCGCTTCAATCTTGAAGTGACAGGGCTGATATGATACGATTACCCGGCATGGGGGTGAGTGTTATGATAAAACGTTTTGTTCAATACTATAGGCCACACTGGAGATTGTTTTCTTTGGATCTTGTGTGCGCCTTTTTAATGTCTTTAATTGATTTGTTGTTTCCCGTACTGACGCGGCATGCGACAAATACCCTAATTCCGCAGGGCCAGATCCAGAGACTTTTGCTTTTAGGCGCAGGGATGCTAGTCTTATATTTGATTCGTGCGGGGTTTGAGTATTTTGTGGAATGCTATGGACATGTTTTGGGCGTTCGCATGGAATATGATATGCGAAAGGATCTCTTTGGCCATATGCAATCCCTATCCTTCCGATTTTATGATAAAAATCGAACAGGACACTTAATGTCTCGTATCGTTAATGATCTGCGAGATATTACAGAATTGGCTCATCATGGACCTGAGGATTTATTTATCTCTTTTGTCATGATCATTGGTTCTTTTTTGGTTTTGGTGCAAATTGATTGGCGCTTGACCTTGATCACCTATGGCTTTCTGCCATTTATCATTTTTTACGCCATTAAAATGCGGTCTAAATTGGCTCGTGATTTCAAGGAAGTGAAAAAGAAAATTGCAGATGTTAATGCCCAGGTGGAAAATTCGATCTCTGGTATTCGTGTGGTTCATTCCTTCACCAATGAGGCCTATGAAATCGAAAAATTTGAAAATGGAAATAATTTGTTCCGCGTATCCCGGGAAAATGCCTATAAGACTATGGCGCAGTTGATGACAGGAATTCGTACCATGCTCAATGTGCTGAATGTAACAGTCCTGCTCTATGGGGGTTGGTTGGTGTATTCTGGTGATATTACAGTAGGCGATCTTTTGGCATTTCTTTTGTATATCGGATTGTTTTTACAACCGGTTAGACGACTGATGTCTTTCACCCAGCAGTTTGAGCAAGGGATGGCCGGCTTTGGCAGGTTCAGTGAAATTATGGATGTACGCCCTGAAATTGTGAATCGACTTGATGCCAAGCCGATTGAAGAAATTCAAGGAGAAATTCGTTTCAACCAGGTCGATTTTGCCTATCAAAAAGAAGAATCGATTCTGAAAAATATTATTTTTACCATTCCGGCAGGAAAGACGACTGCTTTGGTGGGACCTTCTGGGGGTGGAAAGACGACGATCTGTCAGTTGATTCCACGATTTTATGAAGTAACCGGAGGAGGGATTTCTCTTGATGGCAGAGACATTCGTGATATTCGTTTAGAGAGTTTACGCAAGAACATAGGCATTGTACAGCAGGATGTTTTTTTGTTTGCGGGCACAGTTGCTGAGAATATTGGTTACGGGCGTGCAAATGCAAGTTTGGATGAAATGGTGGAGGCTGCTAAGCAGGCTGAAATTCATGATTTTATCATGAGCCTACCCGATGCATACGAAACGGAAATCGGTGAACGAGGGATTCGTCTTTCCGGTGGACAAAAGCAGCGTTTGTCCATTGCTCGAGTCTTTTTGAAAAATCCACCGATATTGATCCTTGATGAAGCGACATCGGCTCTAGATAATGAAACGGAAGTGAAGATTCAGGCTTCCTTGGAGAAGCTGTCTAGGGGAAGGACAACCCTGGTTATCGCACATCGCTTATCCACGATCCGATCGGCGGATCAAATTCTAGTGGTGACGGATGACGGCATTGAAGAATCAGGTACCCATAAAGCGCTTTTGGCAAAGGAAGGGGTTTATGCCCATCTTTACAAAATGCAATTCTTGGGATTAGAAAAGCAAGGCGATCGTTAGATCTCCTTGCTTTTTTTTACGCCGTCATATAAAACTTTTAATTTTGTTAAAACCGGTTGATAGTTGTTTTTATGGTGGGGAAAGCTACAGTTTTGGCAACTCTTTATTCCCGAATCTGTCCAGGTGGGATTGCCTCCACAATGATCACCTAAGGCATAAAGCGGACAATAGCAAAATAGACAGTTAAACTCCTCAAGAGGTACATCCTTGTGGCAGGGAAAGTATTCACATTCTGTATGTTGAAAAAAAGAATATTTCGGCATTTGGTTCCTCCTTCATGAAATGGTTGTGCTCTGGCTTAAAAAAAAGTAAAATGTAAGAATGAAGACTTTACGAGAATTTTGTATTAAAATTGATCACCAAACAGATCAAATAATGAGAATGAAATACTTTACTAACAGTGTACCTTTTTTCAAAATAATCAGCAAGGAGTTCAGCTTATTCTTATCATTGGTGATTCCCTTGATAGGCTGGCTCATGGCAAGAAAACAAATTTGGATTTTTGTTTTAGGCGCTGGTACGGGAGCTT
This genomic window contains:
- a CDS encoding metal ABC transporter permease codes for the protein MIFSYQFVQRAMIAALFSGIISGLLGTLITEKKKIMMTSGVAHASFGGIGLGYLMGIDPMIPALGVAGLVVMIMKRMESKLSSRSDTVMGMLWALGMALGMIFVGLRPGYPPDMTSYLFGDILTISQRDLFFMVFVSLAFVLIFSFRFEQWKLILFDEEHALLQGLAVDRYQSIFYLSIAVGVIAMIKVVGIILTLAILTTPPMTARLFTKRLFPRIILATFFAWATIFIGFFLSFMIDVPSGAMIIFVSVLVYFMMAGGKKIVKVLAIHH
- a CDS encoding ABC transporter ATP-binding protein produces the protein MIKRFVQYYRPHWRLFSLDLVCAFLMSLIDLLFPVLTRHATNTLIPQGQIQRLLLLGAGMLVLYLIRAGFEYFVECYGHVLGVRMEYDMRKDLFGHMQSLSFRFYDKNRTGHLMSRIVNDLRDITELAHHGPEDLFISFVMIIGSFLVLVQIDWRLTLITYGFLPFIIFYAIKMRSKLARDFKEVKKKIADVNAQVENSISGIRVVHSFTNEAYEIEKFENGNNLFRVSRENAYKTMAQLMTGIRTMLNVLNVTVLLYGGWLVYSGDITVGDLLAFLLYIGLFLQPVRRLMSFTQQFEQGMAGFGRFSEIMDVRPEIVNRLDAKPIEEIQGEIRFNQVDFAYQKEESILKNIIFTIPAGKTTALVGPSGGGKTTICQLIPRFYEVTGGGISLDGRDIRDIRLESLRKNIGIVQQDVFLFAGTVAENIGYGRANASLDEMVEAAKQAEIHDFIMSLPDAYETEIGERGIRLSGGQKQRLSIARVFLKNPPILILDEATSALDNETEVKIQASLEKLSRGRTTLVIAHRLSTIRSADQILVVTDDGIEESGTHKALLAKEGVYAHLYKMQFLGLEKQGDR
- a CDS encoding ATP-dependent helicase, whose amino-acid sequence is MTFIQDLEQAHALHFNQQQIDAIQHTQGPALILAVPGAGKTTTLICRTGFLIFEEKITPHSILSLTFSRAAALDMKKRFNELFQSHLHANISFSTFHSFCYRFLKAFDRELPAWTLLEGKGAPISKKKLIAQIHFSMHREWPNEEVIEEILRQISVAKNRETTVATSSMVKALPEIAAQYESEKEKNRWFDYDDLLRHTLNRLRKDSTLRQQLQKRYPYIQVDESQDLSPVQFQLISCLLSSKKNIFMVADDDQSIYGFRGAMPEELFAFTKNEANFSVYRMETNYRSGTPLIEAANAVIQKNTSRFDKHMIKREDVSTSLHLHICSNPEDQLKQIESKVQEKQDQGSIGILFRNRISALPILNVMESQHIQVNVRDLQTNFFRSALYKDFRAFFLFSLDPSDGESLDQIWYKFNGYIKKRDYQQLRSLQSDENLLRRLIQTTDLPLYQRRNIQRIEDCFHQVQKQRPSFAIETILRDLNYRDHLNSKKDKANYRGEVDSQHLSILQTLATQSVSIIDFLSRCDQLQARLSRFEKPQSSITLSTLHGAKGLEFDHVLMIDLIDGILPSAIAKKQDSFGDIALLEEERRLFYVGMTRAKKSCSFFSYTRLDQAPCTPTPYLTELQPFLSSLPADEWQPGSLVTHKTLGQGSIQQLDYKFIWIDFPKQGIKKFARAFVARHNLLKKSDDSK
- a CDS encoding metal ABC transporter ATP-binding protein — its product is MKILEVRNLDVFRGEKKILEDVSFSLERGEVLGILGPNGGGKSTLVQAIARLIPFSKGVIWIAKGERLGYVPQFAHFDEEFPITVEEVVLSGSVHFSKRKRMAAGDHEKARDLIQQFNLFDVANHSISDLSGGQTQRVLICRALMGDPTILMMDEPTASIDFQTKDQIIRQLRDKKPDMSIVLVSHDLNVVNQTVGSILCVNFHADFHPSNQLESDELKKVYGCPIEVILHGEIPHRVLGGHSEEGEDRI
- the glnA gene encoding type I glutamate--ammonia ligase, which produces MNRNYNKDDVLRIANEQEIAFIHLQFTDVAGIMKNLSIPLNQLEAALDNELMFDGSSIDGFVRIEESDMYLFPDPTTFVIFPWSTPGALEARLICDVYKADGTPFKGCPRQTLKRALEKAENMGYTLNVGPECEFFLFSTDESGEPTLETHDKAGYFDLAPVDMGGNARKDMVKALQDMHFLVEASHHEVAEGQHEIDFKFDNALRAADSIMTFKMVVRIMAQRHGLHATFMPKPVAGINGSGMHINMSLSTLEGKNAFYDADGEAQLSAEAYEYIAGLVKHAKGFAALTNPTVNSYKRLVPGYEAPTLIAWSASNRSPLIRIPAKRGAGTRVELRNPDPAANPYLALAAVLSAGLDGIENKMTPPAASNMNLYHTTQAELDEMGIESLPTNLKEAIAELDQNKVIKDSLGEHVYEALKATALAEWDQYSLFVSEWELDTYLKKF
- a CDS encoding response regulator, yielding MNNRILIVDSDEKSRIRTATILHQYGYDVHQAREGNKALRDARRLHPVLILIDIELTRGMPANELAKIVEVDRISSCLFMSSRYDSALVSQMEALRLYAYIQKPIQPLALIQVIEFSISMSKKILALEEKVVDLETSLEGRKKMDRLKGILMEKKGVSEKEAYGLIRKMSMDHGEKIESTVERMLASILK